GTGGCTGTGTACTTACTAGTGCAGTAGTTGTTCGCAGCTTTCCCGATCGTTTGGAGGCCAGTCAGCCGTCCTCATGAGCGCGCCCACATCTGGCTGCGTGACTGAGGAGGGATCGGTGCTAAACCGCCTTTCTCTTCTCGCCCCAAGTCCTCGCTCGGGTCAGGCTTTTCTCAGCCTCTGCTACCACACTTCGGCCACGTTCCATCACAGAGTACTACGTCTTAAAGGAACCGAGTAGCTTTTTTTGTGACGAAATGTCTTCACCAGAGCTGGCACCTTTTTGGAGCTCCTCTGTGTGATCTCGTCTTAACTGACTCACTCGGGAggagaagaatattttatattccagTTCTCAGTTTGGGTGCAAGCAGAGGTTGTGGCTCCCACAGAATCGATACTGTGTTTGTGTTGTGTAATGCAGCTTCTCACAATCCACTCttgttgaatttttctttaaagataggGATGGCAGTGGTTCAGTTTGCGATTTCAAAACAAGTCCGCTTCTTTGCGGCGGTCCCTCCACGCAAAAGTCCTAAAATCTGGTGTTCCCCCAAAATCGTTTTTAAATTGAAAGCCGTCCGTGATATATACAGATGGTATTAGAGGGAAAAGTTAAAGTAGTACGAATTTCTAAGATTCTGGGAAAGAGTTTCTCAGGTTCATGTTAGCGAATAGCTGTTAAAGTTGAATTGGTGATGCTGAGCAGAAGAAATTCTTACAGCCTTCTCTTTTGAATCTTTTCTCAATTAAGAGTTTGGTGGTCGGGAGCCAGCATTCGTTTTCACTGTTCCCTCTAGTGTTTGGGTGTGGCCCTTAATGACATCTATTGATTCATTCCTGGCCACAATTTTTATGCAGTTTGCCAGTTTTATAACGTATAGACTCCTGGGGCTTTGttaggtaattttaaaataaaaaattttgccTGAGCTTTAggcccttttaaaatattttttatgtaaacttttaaaaagtaaatttaaggatttaaaatatgttttcctgttCATTTCCGTGAAAATAAGTTAGGGATGTAATCATTGCATTTTGTTTAGGCCATTTTTAGTCAGATAAACAATGAGAGTTCTTCAGTCAGAACCGTTTTCTAAACTTtttcttagcctttttttttctttttcttttaaactgtaaACAGCCTTTTGCTTCTTCAGTAATACAGTTAGGTGAATTTGAAACCATTTTAGCTGGATTCttctctaaacttcagttttgtattgtagtttgtttttttaatgtttattattttgggggagggagggagggagggagcaagcagggagggggcagagagagagggagacacagatcaatgcagggctcaaactcaggaacatgATACTCATGActtcagccgaagttggacacttaaccgactgagccaccaaggcacccttgTAGTTGGTATTTTTGTATAATGTTAACTGATAATATCTGTGGCTATTTTTCCAGAATGCAAAGATGACCGTGGCTGTTTCTTGCTTAAACTTTTTCACTAGTTTTCACATTGCCTAGATCAGTGCTGCTCAAACTTTGCACCGAGTCAGAAGAGGGGCGATACCTGGCTGGCTGACCACTGACACCAACCGCTTAACATGTGACACTGCACTGCGCATTGCTTTCACATCCACTGATTGGTTTCACTCCCAAAACCAACCTGTGAGGTATAGGTATTGGTGTCTTAAAATTTCTATGAGAATTTTACTCTCCTCCATAATATTTATtgcaaaaagatttttaaattacttaccaTCGAGTAAAATTGATAGTCCACAAAGATCTCTATTCCTATTTgtcttctgtgacttttttttaaagattttatttgtaagtaatctctacacccagtgtggggcttgaactcatgaccctgaaatcaagagttgcatgctctactgactgagccagccaggtgcccttcttctGTGACGTTTCTACTGGCACGCCTTGGACACATTCCTCAGTTTGAGAGGCACTAGCTCATTGGATCAAGTGTACATTTCTTTGAGTAAAATAGGGAATAAAGACATACTTAATTACTAacccaatattttcttttgagttcatttaattattttgagagagacagatggtgggagtgggggagggcagggagagagggagacacagaatccgaagcaggctccaggctctgagctgtcggcacagagcctgacgtggggctccgaactcacagactgcgaggtcatgacctgagcccaagtctgatggTCAacttattgagccacccaggtgcccccaggctctTTCTAATTAGTGTTCGATGTGCTCTAGCTCTACTATTAGAAACTATGACTTGCTGTGAGCCAAAGCATTCAGCTAATGACAACCTTGTGACCCCTGCTCTCAGTCCATGTTTCAAGTCCAAGGTGGTATGGTTGTAGTTGCTGTGGTAATGATGCCAGTGCATATTGTTGTGAGCTCATATTAGTGcctaatattttatcttatttctttcaGGAATTGTTGGATAAGTATTTAATAGCCAATGCAACTAATCCAGAGAGTAAGGTCTTCTACCTGAAAATGAAGGGAGATTACTTCCGGTACCTTGCTGAAGTTGCATGTGGTGATGATCGAAAACGTAAGTATGTTTGGTTTATGGGTAAAGttaaaaatgtgaaggaaaggagaataaatGGGACCCTGTACCAGTAGTCACTCTGTCATCTCCAGGccctctttaactttttaaaaatcttggagtcttaaaaaaaaatctaggaatctatgtaaaagaaaattaataatgttACCTtagttttctcaaaaatgaaaacagtcatGAATTGACCTTATGTGCtgctgtttttgaaaaattaaactcCTAAACTCTGATTATAATCtgataagatatttttaaaatatcgtAAAAAAGCTTAATCTTTTATGCTTTAGAATTTGGCTAAGTGTATTTTTAGCCCCCAGTCATTTGCATATGCTTTGAGTGATTCTGTTATCTCATGGCCCTTAGTGTCATTATACCTTACAATTTAAGATAATTGGAAATTACATACAGAATATAGAAACAAGATGTTGTACTTCTTCTGTTTGacatattaatttattaactaCTACCTGTTCTGAAGGATCATCTCGTTGACTAATTATAACTACATTTCTGAGGAAGAGAGGTGAGATGAAACTATTATTGCTCGTATATAATTTGTCATAGAAAAatgtagatacagaaaaagagagtAACTGAATTGCCAgtcttgtttgtttaaaaaaaaaaaaaatcaaagtgaatgTATTAACACTGAACTCTGTCTCCCTGGAATATTAGTAGCTAAGTATAAGGCAGGTCCTATAACTAAATTTTGTGTATGTGCCTGCTACCAAATTTATCAAGTTCTAGATAGAAGCTTCACTTAATTCCTTATTAACAGTAggttcattattttaattttgcccCATCCAAAAAGATGTGCCCCTTCAAATAGTTACTGTGGCTTCCTGCCCGCACAGAGTTACTAACTGAAAGTGGGACAGTGTGACCATCCCAAATATCAGTGTAGTTGAAGATACCAAGAGAAGACTGTTGTACTCTGCTGTAATAAAACTTGTATACTAAACTTAatattattgatgtataatttctGTTGCCATAAAGATAAGCAAAACTGAAAGTGACAGATACTTGCAAGTCAAAGGGGGGGTCTTTGGGAGACTGGGACATAGGCCCAGCCTTAGTCTGATGATTTAATCCTTTCTGGTTCATGGGCATTTCTGGTCCTCTCCATAGAATACTCTAATAGTCTGGGATTCGTAGATAGTCTATATTTACAGCCTAGATGCTGAGACACCTTTACCGCTGCTCATTGTATGTAGTACTTCCTTACATGCCAGTCAGTGGGAACTCCTTCGTATGTGAGGGCCATGTTTAGATCAATAAATGTGCCATTTCGGAGGACGGAAAATGCACATATTCAGGCCAAAAAGGGCTAACTTTAAATTTCTGTTAGGTCAGTATTTCTAAAGCTGTACTGGACCAGTGGTCTCGTTGAGAAAACCTGCCTGCCCCTTTGAACGCATGGATACAATCAGATTAGTGTCGGTAATAATTACTGAACAGTTTTTTCAGGAAGGTGACATTTTTATTAGGTCAGTAATCCACCTCTGGTCAGAGCAGATTTTGTTCTATATGTTGACACTTTCTTATTGCCTTTCACGTAATACCTCTTTTGATACCAAGaatcagtattattattatttttttttttaaagttttttttctcaacgttttttaatttatttttgggacagagagagacagagcatgaacaggggaggggcagagagagagggacacacagaatcggaaacaggctccaggctctgagccatcagcccagagcctgacgcggggctcgaactcacggaccgcgagatcgtgacctgactgaagtcggacgcttaaccgactgcgccacccaggcgccccaagaatcagtattatttttacaaataaatcacaaaaatacAGATATTGGTGGTGATGATCTTTGTaaagtgttttcattattttggaaaGAGGTATTATAGCCcagtttttttctggttttattgatatGATTGACCCATATCAGTCAagttattactatttattattattattattattttaaatattttatttttaaggtaatctcCATATccattgtgggacttgaactcataaccccaagatcaagtatCACACGCTCTTCtcgtaggggcccctgggtggttccgtaggttgaatgtccgacttcagctcaggtcatgatctcacagcttgtgagttggagccctgcattgggctctgtgctgacagctcagaaccttggagcctgcttcggattctgtgtctccctgtctctctgcccctaacccactcacattctgtttctctctctctctaaaaaataaacattaaaaaaaaaaaattgcatgctcttctgaatgagccagccaggcagccatcagtcaaattattattattatttaatgtttatttatttttgaaagagacagtgcaagcggggggagggggtgcagagagagagggagacacggaatccaaagcaggttccaggctctgagctgtcagcacagggcctgtcgcagggcttaaacccatgaaccatgagatcatgacctgagctgaagttggatgcttaaccagctgggccacccatgtgcccctcagtcaaattatttttaattgctgcaTTTCcaattagtaaaattaaaaggtAGGAAAAAAGTGTCTTAGTCTGAGAGATTGAAAAATCTGGTCACACTCTCtcatgctgttttttaaaaaagctgattATAAGCAAACAACATTGTAAACTAGTTTTTAAATAGCCTACTACAAGAATGTTTTTGTGGTATAAGTGGTTTTAagagaaaaccacagaaaaatcACTGCTACATGAGGCAGTAGTGTAAGTTAAAGGTGTTAATGTGCTGCATATTTGATGGATATTTTCAGTATTgtgcttgtttttttccttcccttcacagaAACGATAGATAATTCCCAAGGAGCTTACCAAGAGGCTTTTGATATAAGCAAGAAGGAGATGCAGCCCACACATCCAATCCGCCTGGGGCTGGCTcttaacttttctgtattttactatGAGATCCTTAATAACCCAGAGCTTGCCTGCACACTGGCTAAAACAGTAAGTTTCAGATCATTCTCCTAAGTCCTTACTCATACTGATAAGGTCATTGCCACAAACTGAGAATCTGTGAAAATGAGTCcgttgaactttatttttaatggatagTAGAGTATAAAGTGGTTGCTCACCTATTTAGTAAAAATGGTTTGTAATTGTAATCACTCTGTTTTGATGCAAATATCGTTTACCACGCATAGGCTTTTGATGAGGCCATTGCAGAACTTGATACACTGAACGAAGACTCCTACAAAGACAGCACCCTCATCATGCAGTTGCTTAGAGACAACCTAACAGTGAGTTGTTCATTCTTTCAATGTTGTTATCCTTTGTCTTTGTTAAGAACAAAAATAGTTATTTCAGTCTCCCTATATTTTGAGTCAGAGCTCAActttctctcagaaaatgaacACAGGTATGTAAGTGAAAGTATTGAGTGCTTGTTAGTATTCTCTGTGGGCCAAATGTTCTTTTGTAGGCAGACTTTCAAGTTGAATAGGCGTTTTATTAGACCTTCCTGAGAAGATACGAAGATTGTAGGAACTCTTAATATTAACGTCATTGACTATTGCATTGGAATGAAGATGTTGATAGTTATGTTAATATAGGAAGGTTTTATAGTTgcaatattttcttgttttggatCAATTAGCGACAGCAATTTAGGAATTGTGTAGGTATCTAAGCTTTCCTAAAATCCCGTGAAATGCCTTGTTATAATGAAAATTTACTTTGTGATGTCTTACAGTCATTTGATAGGGAGTAAACCTTAACCTCAGTTTACTCCACTTCTGTCTCTAGGCCAAGACCTGTTTCActtgtttatcttttttgtttttctcctacttCTTGGATAGGCAGATAATGAAGGGGAAAATAATgggcaaaaaaacacaaattgagCTTTACTTAGCTTCTTTTATAGGCTCAAGTAAATTTAATATGTCAAAACGTTTAGACAAAATGTGGCCGAAGGGACTATTCCTTTTAATATAAGTGTAGTTCTCCCCAGTTTGGAGCTTCATTTTTgctagaaaggatttttttttttttttttttaatgttagcacCATATCTGTTCAACTTTGCTgaacaaggaaataatgaagatactTCATTCCCAGCCATTAGAAATCTCTGTTCTTGTGGGGTAGTGGTAGAAGAATGATCGGTGTAAATAGCTTCCATAGAAGAAAAGCAAACTGAGCCATTATATCTCCTCTCAGGAATATTGTGGGGCTGCCTTTATCTTAAgactggttttgttttattttctctcttagaCAGTTCTTTAGggatattttgtttctatttattttagttttttaacaataacttaaaaattatatacgattcttgtttttctaaaattaccCGTAGTCTCTGTGTTGATCTAATAGAAATTCATTTTGTGAACTGTTGTTAATAGTCAGTAAAACTTGACTATTTCCTTCTTCACTTCATTGTTCCACCCTAAAATTGGAGAGGTCCTTGGAGATCAATTCTGTTTTAACATCCTAGCTAATTCAAGAATgctttctcagggcacctgggtggcttagttggtgaagtgtctgacttcggctcaggtcatgatcttgcggttcgcgagttcaaggcctgcatcgggctctgtgctgacagctcagagcctggaacctgcttcggattctgtgtgtgtgtgtgtgtgtgtgtctctctctctgtctctctgtctccctgcccctcctctgttcatgctctgtccctgtctctcaaaaatgaaataagtgttaaaagtttttttaaatttaagaatgttTCTGTACATCTTCTTGCCCACTACTGCGTCCTTCTAATTTCCATCAGCTGTTCTCGTTTAACCCTTTGCAGCATACAAAATAGGTCTGCTCCTATTTCAATACAGTCAcccttcaaatatttggaaaccgtTAAAATGACTATGGTTCACCtccttccttaaaaatttttttgccttgttaatttcataaattatatttcagtagTGCTTTCAGGAAGAACATTTGGCTGCTGTGAGCAGAGATAACGTTAAATTCTAACAATACTAcgtttttttcctgaaattatgCTGCTATtaaaaaagagctttaaaaacGTACTGAAGCAGTTTGTGTCATTTTGTAAATGCATATTGGGAGGTTTACAAAAATACACTTCGGGGGAGGAGTTGATGGTGTTTGGGAGTTTGAGAAATCTAACTTCCAGTCTTTGGTCACAGTGTCTATTGTCTGGATAacttaatatgattttttttttcctagttatgGACATCAGACAGTGCAGGAGAAGAATGTGACGCGGCAGAAGGGGCAGAAAACTAAATGCGTACAGGGTGTCATCCTTCTTCCCCTCAAGAAACCTTTTTACTCATCTCCATTCCTTATTCCATTTGGATTTCCTATAGCAAAGAAACCCATTCATGTGTATGGAATCAACTGTTCATAGTCTTTTCACACTGCGGCTTTGGGAAAACTCCATTCCTTGATTTGTGTTTGTCTTGGCCTTCCTGGTGTGCAGTTACTGCTGTAGAAAAGTATTAATAGCTTCATTTCATACGAACGTCAGTAACTTCCAAACACTTATGTAGAGGACTAAAAATGTATCTGGTATTTAAGTAATCTGAACCAGTTCTGCAAGTGACTGTGTTTTGTATTACTGTGAAGATATGAAAATGCAGTTCATGACAATTTCAAAAGTGTTCTACATAACTTCTTAATTTCTACATTCCCTCCCTTACTTCTTTGGGGGTTTCCTTTTAGTAAGCAACTTTTCCGTGCTCTTCCTGTATTCCTTTTTGGTAGGAATCCAGAAGTATTAGATTGAACGGAAAAGCATTTGGCATTTCTGCGCGGGGGGTCGCAAATTGAAATTCCTCCTGTGTCAAATATGATGGAGGTCTTGTGTATCTGTGACAACAGGAAGTTTCCTTATTCATTCTTCATTTGCTGCTGTTTAAGTTGACAACTTCCCTTCCCAATAAAAATTCACTTACACCTCCTGCCTTTTGTAGTTCTGGTATTCACTTTCCTATGTAATAGAAGTAGCATGTTGCTGCCAGAATACAAGCGTTGCTTTTGGCAAATTAAAGTGCATGTCATTTCTTAATACACTAGAAAGGGGAAATAAAGTCCACAAGTCCGAGTCTAAAACGTTAGTACTTTTCCATGCAGATTTGTGCACATGTGAGGGGGTGTCCAGTTTGTCTAGCGACCCTCGTGTAGAGAGTTGGACCACTGTTGTGTGTTGCTAATCATCGACTGTAGTCCCAAAAAAGCCTTGTGAAAATGTTATGCCCTATGTAACAGCAgagtaacataaaataaaactacattttataAACCACTTACTATGGCTTTGTAACAATTGCATACTCATTTTAAGGGACAGACGAATTTACTACTTCCTGAAGTTTATTGATACTCCTCTTTTATCTTATGTAAAATGTAGTGATGCTCGTACCTGCATTGTGACTTCACTTGTCTAGCCGTGCCTGGAAATGGATACAATTGGACTACATGTCTTAGAGTTAGTGTTTTACCATAGAGCAGTTGTGCGGACCATCTCTTCTTCAGATGTAAATGTTACCCAGTTAAGTGTTACATGGAATAAAGTGGacattttaaaactagaaaagttAATTATGTGAGTATGAGTGCTTTGGTTGGTATTAGAATCATGCTTCCGTGGATATTCAAGCCGAATGTCAGAGTTCCAGAGTATATTACTTGTTTAGTTTTCAAAGAATTCTCTCTCTAAACATTCAGTTGTACCATGAGTGAGgttcaaataatttttgttttatagtatCACATTGGCTGTTAAACTAGAATGTCTTAAGTGTTGACCTGAGAATTTATTTCAAAGTCAGAAGATAAGCTGAAAAATTCAGCTTCGTAGAATCAGCCTTTATCTCCTTGAAACGTGACTATGAAAAGATAGAATTGAATGAgacttgagaaagagagagagagagagagagagagagagtgtgtgtgtgtgtgtgtgtgtgtgtgtgtgtgtgtgagaaagagagagagagagagagaaagggagacacaatccaaagcaggctccaggctctgagctgttcgcaacagagcccgatgtggggcccgaactcatgaacggtgagatcatgacctgagctgaagtcggatgcttaactgactgagccacccagggcgccccaaGACACTAGAAAAAACGTTGTGAATTAGAAGAAAGAATCATCACACTGTAACAAGTACTGGTAAGTTCTGAGTAATCACCAAGTTTACCAAAGTAGCCTTCCTTCTTAAAAAGCAGATTATTCTCAGTGTTTAgtctcaaatttaaataaatatgtcctTGCTTTAGCAGAAATTGGCATCTTGCAAAGGGTCCAGCCTGTTAAATGTCACCTGCTTTGTAGTTTGAACTTAATTagcagggtgttttttttttaaatgtcatttaggttttaataaaataattggggGGATTGCATTCTAACATTGATGAGCATTGGGGATTTCTATTCAACATACAGTGCAGTGAGCTATGGTTTGTTGATTTtagattggaaaagaaaaactactttttGATTGGGGGCAGGATTGGTAGAATACACTCATGTATATCAAACTTAATTATCAGTAGagactgttatttttgttttttaaaatcatgaaaaacaCTAGAAAGACCATTTAAAGATGTGTAAAATTTCTAgtagtaaaaataatttgagaaaatcaGAATTGtagtcacttatttttaaatgcacttatttttaaatgtagtcacttcttttaaaaagccaaacattCAGACACATTTGAGGGTCTATTACAGGCATGCCATGGGACTGTTTTTGTCAAATTGTGAGCCTGATTTTATTCGGACTGATTATAGGTGAGTGTcatctgaatatattaaaattaacacCTAACTTCATCCTTCATAGTTCAGGaagattttcactttaaaatctgATTAAGGCAGTTATGCTCTATGTTTTATTCTGACCTACATCtatcctcttcccttctctgattTGTATTTAATGAGCTTTGCAAGTGGACAGTTACCATGTATGTATATCTTGTGTATTACTATTGAATTTTGAGGACATTGCAACTAAGTACTAATATAAACCACAGTTAACTTTTTTTGATCCATTCAGCAGGTGCTTAGGGAACCTGTAGTACCTGAAGAAGTGAAGATCATCATCATGAAATCCAGTTTGAAGCCGTCTTGCCATTTACTGCTTATCTACATTTCACTTGCAAATGACTATATGCCTTTAGAACTAATGCCTGGAGggaataagtaataataaataccCAGAGAACAAAGCGAAGatttcctcctcttccatttaaaattataacaccTTGAGCATATCCATAAGTGGTCCAGCCCTATTGTTTTACTGACCAGGAACCAGTACTGATTGAATGGATTGTGGTGTCTGATCATGTGCTCTGCCCATTCATATTTAATCCTCTCAAATGCCCCGCCAAGTAAATTTCCCCTTGACTGATAGGACATCTGATCAGGGTGGGGGGAAATTATCAAAAATTGTGTGTCTATTAAATGGCAGACGTGGAGTTTGAACTCAGATGCTATACCAAGTTTGTTTCTGTGCCACTATTCCCCTGCTACAGGTGCTACAGTTTGAAAACGTACTGAGTCCAAACAGACCAACTGACTTAGCTGAGGGCCCAGCAACTAACGAACGTTTGACCTGGAACTAGACCAAAGAACCAGATGCAAATAACCAAATTCTCCGTAATTCTCTACTGGCTAAATTGAAAAGGATTTTCAGTGAAAATTACTCTTAATTCTTTTGGCCACTCAGAAAACGAAGGCTTTAATTTATGcgtctctagttttttttttaaaggtgtgagCCCTCTGACAACCTTTAGAAAGTAAGGAAGTAACATTCGTTGCCAAGCATTTTTTTTGTCATATCTGTGGTTTACTGCGTATGCTTCCCGTTGAATAATAGTCCGTGTTAATCATGCTCAGTGCTTCGGGCTGCCAGTCCGCTGGCCCGGCTTCCACTCGTATTGCTGTGTGCGGTCTTGGGCCAACATATTGAGGCCCGACTTTCCCATCTCGACAGGTCCTGTTTTTTAAGCATCTTCACAAATATAACTCCCAATAAAATCTGGGGGTTAGATTTGTCTAAAAGGAGGAGAAAGTTGAAGCACAGAAGCTAAGGACGGGTAGTAGCATCAGGGTTTGAACCTGAGCAGGCTGCTTTCAAGCTGGTACTCCTAGATCCTGTGGTACATTGCGCCCCGCCCCCTTTTTGGGGAGATGAAAGCAGTGACAGTCAATCAGTACTTTTCCCAATTTTAGGCTAAAACCAGATGCCAGATGATAGGTTGTAGAAACTTAATGGGTCGCTGCCAGCTTTTTTTGGTTAGTTTTTAATAGGATGAAGAAtcgaggcacctggctggctcagtcggtagagtgtatGACTTGgtctcggggtggtgagttcaagccccgtgttgggtgtaaagcttacatcaaaaaaataatagcGTGGAAAATATATGGCATGTTAATAAAGGTAATAG
This sequence is a window from Lynx canadensis isolate LIC74 chromosome A3, mLynCan4.pri.v2, whole genome shotgun sequence. Protein-coding genes within it:
- the YWHAQ gene encoding 14-3-3 protein theta, translated to MEKTELIQKAKLAEQAERYDDMATCMKAVTEQGAELSNEERNLLSVAYKNVVGGRRSAWRVISSIEQKTDTSDKKLQLIKDYREKVESELRSICTTVLELLDKYLIANATNPESKVFYLKMKGDYFRYLAEVACGDDRKQTIDNSQGAYQEAFDISKKEMQPTHPIRLGLALNFSVFYYEILNNPELACTLAKTAFDEAIAELDTLNEDSYKDSTLIMQLLRDNLTLWTSDSAGEECDAAEGAEN